In a single window of the Salmo trutta chromosome 23, fSalTru1.1, whole genome shotgun sequence genome:
- the LOC115159194 gene encoding cathepsin L1: MMSLYLAVLVLCMSAVYAAPMFDSQLEGHWHLWKNWHSKNYHDREEGWRRMVWEKNLKKIEMHNLDHSMGKHSYRLGMNHFGDMTNEEFGQLMNGYKQTTERKYKGSLFMEPSYLQAPKAVDWREKGYVTPIKDQGSCGSCWSFSSTGAIEGQEFRKTGNLVSLSEQNLVDCSRPQGNEGCNGGLMDLAFQYVKDNAGLDTEASYPYVGKDDLCNYRPEFNAVNETGFVDIPSGKEHALMKAVASVGPVAVAIDASHNSFQFYQSGIYYEEKCSSEQLDHGVLVVGYGFEGEDVDGKKFWIVKNSWSEKWGDKGYIYIAKDRKNHCGIATAASYPLV, from the exons ATGATGTCCCTGTACTTGGCAGTGTTGGTGCTCTGTATGAGTGCTGTGTATGCGGCCCCTATGTTTGACTCTCAGTTGGAGGGCCACTGGCACTTGTGGAAGAACTGGCACAGCAAGAACTACCATGAC AGGGAGGAGGGCTGGCGGAGGATGGTTTGGGAAAAGAACCTGAAGAAGATTGAGATGCACAACCTGGACCACTCTATGGGAAAACACTCCTACCGTCTGGGCATGAACCACTTTGGTGACATG ACCAACGAAGAGTTCGGGCAGCTCATGAACGGCTACAAGCAGACGACTGAGAGGAAGTACAAGGGCTCTCTGTTCATGGAACCCAGTTACCTGCAGGCCCCTAAAGCTGTGGACTGGAGAGAGAAGGGTTACGTCACTCCCATCAAGGACCAG GGCTCATGTGGGTCTTGCTGGTCGTTCAGTTCCACCGGGGCCATAGAGGGCCAGGAATTCAGGAAGACTGGCAATCTGGTGTCTCTGAGTGAACAGAACCTGGTGGACTGCTCCAGACCCCAGGGCAACGAGGGCTGTAATGGAGGTCTCATGGACCTGGCTTTCCAGTATGTAAAGGACAACGCCGGCCTGGACACAGAGGCATCCTACCCCTATGTGGGCAAG GATGATCTTTGCAACTACCGACCAGAGTTCAATGCTGTCAATGAAACCGGCTTCGTGGACATCCCCAGTGGCAAGGAACACGCTCTGATGAAGGCTGTGGCGTCTGTCGGCCCCGTCGCTGTCGCCATTGATGCCAGCCACAACTCCTTCCAGTTCTACCAATCTG GGATCTACTATGAGGAGAAGTGCAGCAGTGAGCAGCTCGACCATGGAGTTCTGGTGGTGGGATACGGTTTCGAAGGAGAGGATGTAGATGGCAAGAAATTCTGGATTGTCAAGAACAG CTGGAGCGAGAAGTGGGGAGACAAAGGCTACATCTACATTGCCAAAGACAGGAAGAACCACTGTGGCATCGCCACGGCAGCCAGCTACCCACTGGTCTAG
- the LOC115159193 gene encoding cathepsin L1: MMSLYLAVLVLCMSAVYAAPMFDSQLEGHWHLWKNWHSKNYHESEEGWRRMVWEKNLKKIEMHNLDHSMGKHSYRLGMNHFGDMTNEEFGQLNGYKQTTERKYKGSLFMEPSYLQAPKAVDWREKGYVTPVMDQGSCGSCWAFSSTGAIEGQLFRKTGNLVSLSEQNLVDCSRPQGNKGCNGGLMDRAFQYVKDNGGLDTEASYPYLGKDDYLCHYRPEFSAVNETGFVDIPSGKEHTLMSAVASVGPISVAIDGSHKSFQFYQSGIYYEEKCSSKKLDHGVLVVGYGFEGEDVDGKKFWIVMNSWSEKWGDKGYIYIAKDKMNHCGIATAASYPLV, encoded by the exons ATGATGTCCCTGTACTTGGCAGTGTTGGTGCTCTGTATGAGTGCTGTGTATGCGGCCCCTATGTTTGACTCTCAGTTGGAGGGCCACTGGCACTTGTGGAAGAACTGGCACAGCAAGAACTACCATGAG AGCGAGGAGGGCTGGCGGAGGATGGTTTGGGAGAAGAACCTGAAGAAGATTGAGATGCACAACCTGGACCACTCTATGGGAAAACACTCCTACCGTCTGGGCATGAACCACTTTGGTGACATG ACCAACGAAGAGTTCGGGCAGCTGAACGGCTACAAGCAGACGACTGAGAGGAAGTACAAGGGCTCTCTGTTCATGGAACCCAGTTACCTGCAGGCCCCTAAAGCTGTGGACTGGAGAGAGAAGGGCTACGTCACTCCCGTCATGGACCAG GGCTCATGTGGGTCTTGCTGGGCGTTCAGTTCCACCGGGGCCATAGAGGGCCAGCTATTCAGGAAGACTGGCAATCTGGTGTCTCTGAGTGAACAGAACCTGGTGGACTGCTCCAGACCCCAGGGCAACAAGGGCTGTAATGGAGGTCTCATGGACCGGGCGTTCCAGTATGTAAAGGACAACGGTGGCCTGGACACAGAGGCATCCTACCCCTATTTGGGCAAG GATGATTATCTTTGCCACTACCGACCAGAGTTCAGTGCTGTCAATGAAACCGGCTTCGTGGACATCCCCAGTGGCAAGGAGCACACTCTGATGAGTGCTGTGGCGTCTGTTGGCCCCATCTCTGTCGCCATCGATGGCAGCCACAAATCCTTCCAGTTCTACCAGTCTG GGATCTATTATGAGGAGAAGTGCAGCAGTAAGAAGCTTGACCATGGAGTTCTGGTGGTGGGATACGGTTTCGAAGGAGAGGATGTAGATGGCAAGAAATTCTGGATTGTCATGAACAG CTGGAGCGAGAAGTGGGGAGACAAAGGCTACATCTACATTGCCAAAGACAAGATGAACCACTGTGGCATCGCCACGGCAGCCAGCTACCCACTGGTCTAG